A part of Vulcanisaeta moutnovskia 768-28 genomic DNA contains:
- a CDS encoding DUF72 domain-containing protein, producing the protein MGVFVGTSGWLYDWNPESSFDWYVRNSGLNAVELNASFYRFPFRNQVVSWAKKGSGLRWAVKVHRYITHVKRLREDALDTWRRFRDLFTPLDPYIDFYLFQMPPSFAFKDENIDRIRIFAKESGLGKKFAIEFRHPSWFNEGVLDVFRGLGITIVSVDEPGVTWIVSSNDTVYLRLHGRTDWYWYDYSEEELRDLAGKVLILNPVDIYVFFNNDHWMLENARRMLAILGELTM; encoded by the coding sequence GTGGGTGTTTTCGTTGGTACAAGCGGCTGGCTGTATGATTGGAACCCTGAGTCGTCCTTTGATTGGTACGTTCGTAATTCAGGGTTGAATGCCGTTGAGCTTAACGCTTCCTTCTATAGATTCCCATTTAGGAATCAGGTGGTTTCCTGGGCTAAGAAGGGCTCTGGGCTTAGGTGGGCTGTTAAGGTTCATAGATACATAACCCACGTTAAGAGGCTCAGGGAGGACGCATTAGATACTTGGCGTAGATTTAGGGACCTATTTACGCCGCTTGATCCATACATTGATTTTTACTTATTTCAAATGCCACCCAGTTTTGCTTTTAAGGACGAGAATATTGATAGGATTAGAATTTTCGCTAAGGAGAGCGGTCTTGGCAAAAAATTTGCAATTGAATTTAGACATCCATCGTGGTTTAATGAGGGTGTTCTTGACGTATTTAGGGGTTTAGGAATTACCATTGTTTCTGTCGATGAACCTGGCGTAACATGGATAGTGAGTAGTAATGACACTGTCTATTTGAGACTTCATGGTAGGACTGATTGGTATTGGTATGACTATAGTGAGGAGGAGCTAAGGGATCTTGCCGGTAAGGTCTTGATTCTAAACCCTGTGGATATCTACGTATTCTTTAACAATGACCATTGGATGCTTGAGAACGCGAGGAGAATGCTCGCAATTTTGGGGGAATTAACTATGTAG
- a CDS encoding MFS transporter: MDPTNILEKMRARAMFSAYLGWIMDGYDALLVTPIMPLLGELFFPGPFSLLGGLSTLVATLVGRPLGSVAMGYVGDRFGRRIGLLTTVLGYSLSALIIALLPIYATIGALAPLALLTFRFLQGIFLGGEWGPGTAMIMEWSRWRKEVTSAFVQSGYPIGVVIATIVNVLFLTYMGPISFNAYGWRIYMGTGAIVAVLAFIIRSRLIESPLWSKPKANPLTLLFRYSGAWLGLGVLFTGGLLTIYYSTYLIYSDFLKVIGEASIIPSVMLISTIAAVIAVLLAGPLALAINYRWLIIGTLIISLAYAPITLMIYPSFTNLVILAFIENFAMGLVPYVLIDKFDVQYRASGLGVSYNWGLLIGGWAPMIVGFISPMGLGMVIMMAVGVALTITGLLMLSRK, translated from the coding sequence GTGGATCCTACAAACATTCTAGAGAAAATGAGGGCTAGGGCAATGTTTAGCGCATACTTGGGTTGGATAATGGATGGTTATGATGCGCTTCTCGTTACGCCAATAATGCCATTACTTGGTGAGTTATTCTTCCCAGGTCCATTCTCATTACTTGGTGGTTTATCAACGCTTGTGGCTACACTTGTTGGTAGGCCCCTGGGTTCTGTGGCGATGGGTTACGTAGGTGATAGGTTTGGTAGGAGGATTGGTTTACTAACAACAGTGCTTGGTTATAGTCTATCAGCTCTCATTATAGCCCTACTGCCAATCTACGCCACAATTGGTGCATTAGCGCCATTAGCATTACTAACTTTCAGGTTTCTCCAGGGAATATTCCTGGGCGGTGAGTGGGGTCCAGGAACTGCAATGATTATGGAGTGGAGTAGGTGGAGGAAAGAGGTAACCTCGGCATTTGTGCAGAGTGGTTACCCAATAGGTGTTGTCATAGCCACTATTGTTAACGTATTATTCCTAACATACATGGGTCCAATCTCATTCAATGCCTATGGGTGGAGGATTTACATGGGCACTGGAGCCATAGTGGCAGTACTAGCCTTCATAATAAGGAGCAGGTTAATAGAGTCGCCACTATGGTCGAAGCCGAAGGCAAACCCATTAACGCTATTGTTTAGGTATAGTGGTGCTTGGCTTGGGCTTGGCGTATTGTTTACGGGTGGGTTATTGACTATTTACTACTCCACATACCTAATATACTCAGACTTCCTAAAGGTAATTGGTGAGGCTAGCATAATACCCAGTGTAATGCTTATTTCAACAATAGCAGCGGTCATAGCGGTGCTCCTCGCTGGTCCGTTGGCCCTGGCAATTAATTATAGGTGGCTCATAATAGGCACATTAATTATATCGCTTGCTTACGCACCAATCACCTTAATGATATATCCAAGCTTTACAAACCTGGTGATATTAGCGTTTATCGAGAACTTCGCAATGGGACTCGTACCATATGTACTAATCGATAAATTCGACGTTCAATACAGGGCGAGTGGATTGGGCGTCTCCTATAACTGGGGCTTGTTGATTGGTGGTTGGGCGCCGATGATCGTTGGTTTTATAAGCCCCATGGGCTTGGGCATGGTGATTATGATGGCTGTCGGCGTGGCCTTAACGATCACCGGACTATTAATGCTCTCCAGGAAATAA
- a CDS encoding prenyltransferase, producing the protein MSIRTWLISFSPTTLTSAFSSVTLGTALAWYLNNKFNLVIYVITLIALLLAQAGVNLVHDYYDYLSGVDILYRTSGFSHRPHPIIDLKLRPKDVITVGYVFLAIAFAAGIYLVILVGWPVLILAIAGLIIGIGYSIPPLKFHYRGYGEILAATAMGPLVVWGSYIVQTGIYMNPVPLIVGIPNGLFTLLILLGSGALEIDACKAVGKITLVLLVGVKNTKYVVYTSIVLMYLAIIVSAILHYLPYTSLVALLLIPRTLRLAGPLLSGDEAVVRSRWRELRNLWAGPFSVRLLILIIFIVSMIIARIYPPLSI; encoded by the coding sequence ATGAGCATTAGGACTTGGTTAATTTCATTCAGTCCAACGACGCTTACGAGCGCCTTCTCATCCGTGACTCTAGGAACTGCATTGGCTTGGTACCTAAACAATAAATTCAACCTGGTAATCTACGTAATAACCCTAATAGCTCTTCTACTGGCCCAGGCAGGTGTTAACCTTGTCCATGACTACTACGACTACTTAAGCGGTGTAGACATACTGTATAGGACTAGTGGCTTCTCGCATAGGCCGCACCCAATAATAGACCTTAAGTTGAGACCTAAGGACGTCATTACTGTTGGTTACGTATTTCTCGCAATAGCCTTTGCGGCAGGTATTTACCTGGTAATTCTTGTTGGTTGGCCCGTATTAATACTGGCAATTGCCGGCCTAATAATTGGGATTGGCTATAGCATACCACCGCTGAAATTCCACTATAGGGGCTACGGCGAAATACTCGCCGCGACGGCAATGGGTCCGCTCGTTGTCTGGGGTTCATATATTGTCCAGACGGGTATTTACATGAATCCGGTACCGTTGATTGTTGGCATACCGAATGGGCTATTTACATTGTTGATACTCCTCGGCTCGGGCGCGCTGGAGATTGATGCATGTAAGGCTGTTGGTAAAATAACCCTGGTATTACTTGTGGGTGTTAAGAATACGAAGTATGTCGTCTACACATCGATAGTACTAATGTACCTGGCAATCATAGTCTCGGCAATACTGCACTACCTACCCTACACATCCCTAGTGGCTCTGCTGCTTATTCCACGCACATTGAGGTTGGCAGGTCCATTACTCAGCGGTGATGAGGCCGTTGTTAGGAGTAGGTGGAGGGAACTTAGGAATTTATGGGCTGGACCATTCAGTGTGAGATTGTTGATTCTCATAATATTCATAGTCTCAATGATCATTGCACGAATATACCCACCACTATCGATTTAA
- a CDS encoding UbiD family decarboxylase gives MAIKDLRSFIKVLEDRNELIRISELLSVDLEVAALLRELMYRGGPAVIIERTRENTLPIIGNLFGKWDRVMLAMEGNDPEIAVSKLVDLLNLRIPQGLIDSLKSLNELRKFSQYFPRNISDGPVRELEWKSIDLTRIPAIRQWVHEPGRFITFGITFIKYGNYRNFGYYRLQVIGRDRFVMHWQPWRRSAMYGELSEKPEVAIIFGPDPITMLMAGVSIPHPLDKLLVTGVLRGDGVELVKGSTVDVEYPANAELVIEGELTGEYVREGPFGDHVGVYSIAKEYPVVRVKAIYSRREPMIPVTVTGKPVLEDGNIIRFGTKVVKSPLKLLLPELVDLEIPPEGLGFVIIASIKKRYPGHARRIMTALWGLVPVLSKVVIIVDHDIDVRDWGQVMYAVAAHVNPSRDILIIDNYPVEELDPSTPIPNLGSKVGIDATRKLPEEYGGKEYPMDVTIPSDVADRVRRIMDSIMGKSEN, from the coding sequence GTGGCAATTAAGGATCTTAGGTCCTTCATTAAGGTGTTGGAGGATAGAAATGAATTAATCAGGATCAGTGAATTGCTCAGTGTTGATCTTGAGGTCGCCGCATTACTTAGGGAACTCATGTATAGGGGTGGGCCCGCCGTAATCATTGAGAGGACCAGAGAGAACACACTACCAATAATTGGTAACCTCTTCGGTAAGTGGGACAGGGTAATGCTTGCCATGGAGGGTAATGATCCGGAGATTGCCGTCTCGAAGCTAGTAGATTTATTAAATTTGAGGATCCCCCAGGGCCTTATTGATTCCCTAAAATCACTTAATGAATTGAGGAAGTTCTCCCAATACTTCCCGAGGAATATTAGTGACGGACCAGTTAGGGAGCTGGAGTGGAAATCCATTGATTTGACGAGGATACCAGCCATTAGGCAGTGGGTTCATGAACCCGGCAGATTCATTACCTTCGGAATAACGTTCATTAAGTACGGTAATTACAGGAACTTCGGTTACTATAGGTTGCAGGTGATTGGTAGGGATAGGTTCGTGATGCATTGGCAGCCCTGGCGTAGGAGCGCCATGTATGGGGAGCTCAGTGAGAAGCCTGAGGTTGCAATTATCTTTGGTCCTGACCCCATAACCATGCTAATGGCCGGCGTCTCAATACCACATCCACTGGATAAGTTGTTGGTTACTGGGGTACTTAGGGGTGATGGCGTTGAACTTGTTAAGGGCTCCACAGTCGATGTTGAGTACCCGGCAAATGCTGAGTTGGTTATTGAGGGTGAGTTGACCGGTGAGTACGTTAGGGAAGGGCCATTTGGTGACCACGTCGGCGTTTATTCAATAGCTAAGGAGTACCCTGTGGTTAGGGTTAAGGCCATTTACTCAAGGAGAGAACCTATGATACCAGTCACAGTAACTGGTAAGCCTGTGCTTGAGGATGGGAATATAATAAGGTTTGGGACTAAGGTAGTAAAGTCGCCGCTTAAGTTATTACTGCCAGAGCTTGTAGACCTGGAAATACCTCCAGAGGGTTTAGGGTTTGTAATCATAGCATCCATTAAGAAGAGGTATCCAGGGCATGCCAGAAGGATAATGACAGCACTATGGGGCCTAGTACCCGTCCTGAGTAAGGTAGTAATAATCGTGGATCATGACATAGACGTCAGGGATTGGGGCCAGGTAATGTATGCAGTGGCTGCCCACGTTAATCCATCCAGAGATATACTCATAATCGATAACTACCCGGTGGAGGAGCTTGACCCATCAACACCAATACCAAACCTGGGCAGTAAGGTTGGTATTGACGCAACTAGGAAGCTTCCCGAGGAATATGGCGGTAAGGAGTATCCGATGGACGTTACAATACCAAGCGATGTTGCAGATAGGGTTAGGAGGATCATGGACTCTATAATGGGTAAGTCAGAAAATTGA
- a CDS encoding NAD(P)-dependent oxidoreductase yields the protein MRACIVGLGRMGRGMAINLVNKGNVVYGYDVNKSIYSTLSSAGVKTVDSLSQCSDTDYVLLALPTGRESSQVINELNTNTVIIDTTTMNLTEIGQVLSVVRNKKLKYITARLEGGPKHAESGSLVLFIGGDEQLYRQNEEFLRQLGTPIYIGTHEQATLLKLISTSIIIANTMILAELAPLIKDLGLDTNTLIKALSMSGADSAQLRTRLPWILNGNYPESFSIDLAKYVIDETIKYASNRNETLPILTTIDKILSIAQGIGYGKKDFSEAAQILK from the coding sequence ATGAGAGCATGTATAGTTGGCCTGGGTAGGATGGGTAGGGGAATGGCAATTAACCTCGTTAACAAAGGCAACGTGGTCTACGGCTACGACGTCAATAAATCCATATACTCTACATTGAGCAGTGCTGGTGTAAAGACCGTAGATAGCTTAAGTCAATGCAGCGATACAGATTATGTATTACTTGCGCTACCCACAGGTAGGGAGTCATCCCAGGTAATCAATGAATTAAACACCAATACTGTCATTATTGACACTACGACCATGAACTTAACTGAAATCGGTCAAGTGCTTTCCGTGGTACGCAATAAGAAATTGAAATATATAACCGCAAGGCTTGAAGGAGGACCAAAACATGCCGAGAGCGGGTCCCTCGTGCTATTCATTGGCGGTGATGAACAGTTATATAGGCAGAATGAGGAGTTCCTAAGGCAGTTAGGTACGCCAATCTACATAGGCACACATGAACAGGCCACATTACTCAAACTCATCAGTACATCAATAATAATAGCCAACACTATGATACTCGCTGAACTGGCACCATTAATAAAGGACCTCGGACTAGACACAAACACCCTAATCAAGGCACTGAGCATGAGCGGGGCAGACTCAGCACAACTAAGGACTAGACTACCCTGGATACTAAACGGCAACTACCCAGAATCCTTCTCAATAGACCTGGCTAAGTATGTGATTGACGAGACAATAAAATACGCCTCAAATAGAAATGAAACTCTACCAATACTAACAACCATAGATAAGATACTGAGCATAGCCCAGGGAATAGGCTATGGAAAGAAGGACTTCTCAGAAGCGGCACAAATACTCAAATAA
- a CDS encoding ribbon-helix-helix protein, CopG family: MSEVFIIDDIPVKYEDLFRAPEKDGAVVSVRVHKSVKELLTKLAEKEGLDGVSELLRYLVAGYIMGKYKLIKPEPRVIPQPIFLNVNISKKTIEEHTDTAQIGLKMEIDEMIKESMDVINKVKKGVINPKGNEYIRRLRNKTVKYMIKALKYGMEDEYEKLKTIQMTLTTLLDEE; this comes from the coding sequence ATGAGTGAGGTCTTCATAATAGATGATATACCGGTGAAGTATGAGGACTTGTTTAGGGCGCCCGAGAAGGATGGAGCTGTCGTATCAGTTAGGGTACATAAATCTGTGAAGGAACTCCTTACAAAACTTGCGGAGAAGGAGGGACTTGATGGAGTTTCAGAACTACTCAGGTACCTAGTGGCGGGTTACATAATGGGTAAGTACAAGCTAATTAAGCCTGAACCAAGAGTAATACCGCAACCCATATTCCTAAATGTTAATATTAGTAAAAAGACGATTGAGGAGCATACGGACACGGCTCAGATAGGGTTGAAAATGGAGATCGACGAGATGATAAAGGAATCAATGGATGTAATCAATAAGGTGAAGAAAGGCGTAATAAATCCAAAGGGTAATGAGTACATCAGAAGGCTAAGGAATAAGACCGTTAAATACATGATCAAGGCTCTGAAATACGGCATGGAGGATGAGTACGAAAAACTAAAGACAATACAAATGACATTAACAACACTACTCGATGAGGAATAA